The Bacteroidota bacterium genomic sequence AATAGGTGAACACTCCGTGCCCGAATTTGTCCAGCTCCTGCGACACTTCTCCGGCCTGGCTCGCTGTGAAAACGATCGTCCCTTCTTTTGACTTCGAGAGGTCTGAGAGGTACTGGTTGATGAGGTTCGTCCCGCTCAGCGACACCCCCCGCGTCGCAAGGTCGGAGCTGATGCCGCCGCTGTGGCATGCGTCGGAGAACACGATGACCCGCTTCGACGGGATATACCGCGTCAGCGCCGTGTTGACATCCCACATCGGAAACGCGGTCGTCTCGAGAGAATTCGGGTCGCTGTCGTATGTCAGGAGATAATTGTTGTTCGGGTTTGCCGGCTCCGGAGCGCCGTGCCCGGCAAAATAGATGATCACCAGATCCTTGTCGATCGTCTGACGGAGAAAATTGTACAGCGCCTGCTTGACGTTCTGCAGCGTCGCATCTTTGTTGAGGAGGATTTTCATTCTCTCAGGTTCGAAGCCTCCTCCCGCGGGCATCTTCAGAAACTCCGCAAAATCGCGCGCATCGCGGTCGGCGTAGCTGAGGTTTTTGATCAACGGGTTCGAGTATTCCGAAATGCCGATCACCACGGCCCATTGCTGCGGCTGCCCCGAAGCGCTTCGCTGCGGTTTGTCGGGCTCGGCGCTTGCCGTTGCCGACAAAATGCGGCGGTTAATATCGATGACCCTCGATATTCTTTCCCCCGATCTTCCGTAAACGGTGAACTGAACCTGATTGAAACCCGACGAAAGGGGGATCGGCTCGGTTTGAAGCACTCCCAGCGGCTTGCGCGGGATGTTCTCTTTGTTCGCAATTTCGATGGTGTTGAGCGTGACCGAATACCTCGAGTAGTCGAACCATACCCTGAACTGCAGGTTCTCCGACGCCTGGTCGGTCTCCATATTTCCCTTCGGGCTGATCACTTCAAGCGCCGAATCTTTTGCGAGCCGCTGCACGCGGATCTTTTTCGTCGCAACATTCCCGTGGATATCCGTCGCAGTGACCACAATATCGTTCATGCCGATATTTGCCAGCGGCGCCGTCGCAGAAAATCTTTTTGAGGGAAGTTTGACGGCGAATTGAGTTCGTTCGTCGGCGGTCAATTCCGTCAGTGCGGCGGGTTGACCGGCAACCGTCGCCCCGCGCACACCGCTCTCATCACTCGCAATGCCGGCAACTTCAATCTCCGAGGCGTAGACTTTATAGGAATCAGTCTCTTTCTGAACCGGCTTTTGGAACACTACGGCCGGAGGCTCTCTGTCCGGTTTCTGGGCCAGCACGGAAAAAGTTTCCAGCGAACCGGCCGTTGTTGCGGCAAGGAGCGTTGAGCTGTCGGGCATAAAAAGTGCCGCCGTATAGACCGTGCCGCTTTCCGGAAAACTTTTTCGCAGCGCGCCGGTGGTGACGTCCCAGATCGTAATTCCGTTTCCCGTCGCGGCGATCCACACGTTATTCGGATCGAATGCGACCGAGGTGATCGTTTTCGAGTTCCAGTGAAATGTCTGGAGGAGCGAAAAAGTCTGAGCATCCCAGACCCGTACCGTGGAATCCGCGCCGGCCGCGGCGAGATATTTTCCGTTCGGGCTGAATGCGACCGCTGTCGTCATGGTCTTAATTTCTGCGAGCGTCGCAACGAGGGCATTTGATTGAGGATCGAATATCCGGACAAGGCCGTCGGCATTGGCAGCGGCAACGCGGTTCCCCGCGGGGTTGAAGGCAACGCTGAGAACTTCACTCTCGTCAGAACTGTTGGGGAGCGAATTCAACGGATCGTCGGAGGCTGTCGTCCAGAGTTTTATCTCCCCGTCCCCTCCGCCGCTCACAATCATTCCCGCCGCATCGGCATCGATCGAGCGGACTCCCAGCCCCTGGCGGTGGGCCGGAACTTCTTTGAACAACGTGCTGTCTGCAAGATTCCAGTAGGAGAGTGCTCCGCTGATCCCTGCAGAGATCAGATACTTTCTGTCCGCGGTAAATGCGAGCGTCGTAATCCTGGGGTCATGCCCCGACAGAGCAGATCTTATCCGAAGCGACACGGGGTCGACAAGCTGGATGGATTTATCGAACCCGGCCACGGCGAGAAGACTTTCGTCCGGGGAAAGCTTTACCGACGTGATGGTGTTCTTGAGCACGGAGGCGTGTTTGAGGGGCTCGACGTAAAGCTCCTGCGCGGACAATTGCCTCGGAAAGAACAAGAGTCCCGTGAACAAGACAAGGAGCCAAACCCTTCGATTCATAAAAGCCTTTTCACGAGGAAAACGTCCGAGCGAGTGCGAACACTCATTGGTCTGGGGTTGCGGAGATGGAGCATTATCCGCCCAAGTATGGGAAAAAGTCCCCTCTTTGTCAAGGCTGGAGGTCACACTGCCGCCGGGAGCCTGGGAAACCGATGGTAGTGGAGTTCTTTGATTAGAGGGGTGGATTGATGGAAACGAGGGACGATGTAACCCTTCAACTCCGCTGCGACTCTCCTCCTTCCCCTAAAGGATATCTTCGGGGGGCAACAGAGAGGTCGCGTCCCGCCCCTTTTTGACGGAATCGGGGGGAAATATTCTCCTTCTGTACCGATCAACGCAAGAGACCCGCCGCCATACCGATTGACTCTCGTCGCATCGTTTTATATATTCAATTCGTCTTTTTGCGCAGTCTGTCCATTGATGAATTTGAAGCGTTTTCCGCGAATGCTATGAAGAAATTCTGCCTTGCTCCTTCTCTGTTGTTCCTCCTTATCCTCTCAACGGCCGCCGCTCAGCAAAACCCCTTGTCGATAAAATTGAAAGTGGCCGAGAAGTCCGGCTTGTTCAACATGGGGGGACCGCGGTTTGTGCGTCTCACCCTCTCGACGAAAAAAAGTGAGACGGCGCTGACATGCGAGAACGTCAACAACGGAACCTATTTTTATTTTCTGCTCCAGAACGAAGGAAGCTGGAAGATCGACGCCGATTTTGTGAAAGAAGACCTCCTCAAGCTTTCGATCCTTCAGGATTCCTTACGGGTCCATCCGGGTTTCACCGACAACATCATTGCCAACGGCGACAGCACCATCGTCCTGA encodes the following:
- a CDS encoding caspase family protein, yielding MNRRVWLLVLFTGLLFFPRQLSAQELYVEPLKHASVLKNTITSVKLSPDESLLAVAGFDKSIQLVDPVSLRIRSALSGHDPRITTLAFTADRKYLISAGISGALSYWNLADSTLFKEVPAHRQGLGVRSIDADAAGMIVSGGGDGEIKLWTTASDDPLNSLPNSSDESEVLSVAFNPAGNRVAAANADGLVRIFDPQSNALVATLAEIKTMTTAVAFSPNGKYLAAAGADSTVRVWDAQTFSLLQTFHWNSKTITSVAFDPNNVWIAATGNGITIWDVTTGALRKSFPESGTVYTAALFMPDSSTLLAATTAGSLETFSVLAQKPDREPPAVVFQKPVQKETDSYKVYASEIEVAGIASDESGVRGATVAGQPAALTELTADERTQFAVKLPSKRFSATAPLANIGMNDIVVTATDIHGNVATKKIRVQRLAKDSALEVISPKGNMETDQASENLQFRVWFDYSRYSVTLNTIEIANKENIPRKPLGVLQTEPIPLSSGFNQVQFTVYGRSGERISRVIDINRRILSATASAEPDKPQRSASGQPQQWAVVIGISEYSNPLIKNLSYADRDARDFAEFLKMPAGGGFEPERMKILLNKDATLQNVKQALYNFLRQTIDKDLVIIYFAGHGAPEPANPNNNYLLTYDSDPNSLETTAFPMWDVNTALTRYIPSKRVIVFSDACHSGGISSDLATRGVSLSGTNLINQYLSDLSKSKEGTIVFTASQAGEVSQELDKFGHGVFTYYLLQGMKGDADINNDYTVTIGELMDYVEANVMRQTKGNQHPTRNQGDYDKDMTISLVPH